Sequence from the Longimicrobiaceae bacterium genome:
GAGGGCTCGGGATCGACCGCCGACGCGTCACTGCCAAGTTCGAGGAGTCGTCGGAGTTCGCGCGCGCCGCCTCGCGCGGTGGGGGATACGGAGCCGGGCCGAAGAGCTACGAGGATCTCCTGAACATCGCGGACCTGAAGGGCGAGCGGCGCGCGCTGTGGCTTCGACTCGGCGAGCACGACGGAGAGGAGGGACGATGAGGAGCCTGGAGTACGTCCGCGCCCGGGCCCGGCTGCTCCGCGAGGAGATCGGTGGGGCACCGGAAGGATTGCTGGATCGGATGAAGGAACACATCCGGCAGAGGCACGGGAAGTACCTGACGCCGCTCGCATCCGCAACCATGCAGCAAAGTCGCGCGGAGGTGAAGCTCGGCGATCCCATGCTCCGGTACGACCGGGCGCTGGATGCCGAGCCCGAGGAGAGGATCCTGGTCATCGCGCACGAACTCGGCCATCTCGAGCTCCACGACCGTCTGTCCGACTGGAGCGTCCCGCCGGACCCGCTAGTCGGCTCCGCCTACATGGGCGGGGGCGCGCCGGGCGTGGCCCGGTACAGCGAGAAGGCGAAGGAGGAAGCCCAGGCCAACGCGTTCGCGGTGGAGTTCCTCTGCCCCGCGGATCAGGTGCTGGCCGCGTGGATGGGAGGCACGCCGCCCACGGAGATCGCCGTTCGCCGGGGGATTCCGCTCCGCCTCGTCCAGGCGCAGCTCGCTGAAGCGCTCTTCCACCTGGGAGCGGATCGAGACGGGGAGGGGGCCTCCCGCCCGGAGCGGCCTCCCACCCCCGCGCAACGGAATGCGGCCCGCGACTTCGGCCGGCCGGTCCTCGTCAAGGCGGGGCCAGGGACGGGGAAGACTAAGACGCTGGTGCTCCGCGTGCAGCATCTGCTCGCTCCCGCGGAGGAGCGCCCGGAAGGGGTGCCCGACGACATCCGGCCCGAGCAGATCCTGGTGCTCACCTTCAGCAACGAGGCGGCCGAGGAGCTCCGCGCCCGCATCGGGAAGCGCTTCGACGAGAAGACGGCGGACGCGATCGAGATCTGTACCTTCCACACCTGGGGCTACGTCTTCCTGCACCACTTCAGGACGGATGCCGGTCTCGACCCCGACCGCGAGCTCATCCTCCTGGACGAGCCGGCGCAGGCGGAACTGGTGGCGGAGGTGCTCGCCACCGCCGATGTGGATGCCATCCTGGACCTGAAGGACCCGGAGAGCACCGCCGCCTCAGCCGCCGAGTATGTCTCCTTCCTCAAGGACCGGCTGTGGACGCCGGAGGATCTGGAGCGGGAGCTGGACGCGTGGGCGCCCGCGGAGGGGGACGCGGACACGCGCCCGCAGGTGCGGGGTCTGCTGTCCGTCTACCGGGCGTACGAGGAGGCGAAACGGCGGAAGAACGGTGTCGACTTCGGGGACCTCATCCTCCTCCCCTGGCAGATCCTTAGCGGCAACGCGGAGCTGCGGGCGAAGGTTGCCGCCAAGCACCGCTTCGTGATGGTCGACGAATACCAGGACGTGAGCCGTGCGGTCGCCAAGCTGCTGCTGCAGATCTGCGGGGATGGCAACCCTCCCTGGGTGGTCGGCGACAAGCAGCAGGCGATCTACCGGTTCCGCGGCGCGCATCCGGACAACGTCGACCTGTTCGGTGTGGACTTCGAGGGTGCCTTCACCCACGAGCTGGACATCAACTTCCGTTCGGGTCCCGCGGTGGTGGCGGCCGCCAACCACCTCGCCGCCCTCCTTGAGGCTCCCGACTTCGAGGGGGAGCCGCCCGCCCGCTGGCGCGCCGACCAGGACCTCGACCCGGTGGCCGGACCCGCCGTAGCCATCGCGCTCGCGAACTCCGACGAGGCGGAGCGCCAGAACATCGCGACCCAGGTGAAGAGCTGGGTGGACGCCGGCGTGCCACGGTCCGACATCGCGGTACTCGCCCGCCGCAACATCGACGTGCGCCAGATCTCCATCGGGCTGAACCGGCTTGGGGTGCGCGCTGTCACGAGCGGCGTGGTCACCGCGGAGGGCGCTGCAGGCGACCTGGCGGCGGTGATCTCACTTCCGGACGCTCCCCGAGCCGCGGTGCCGCGGCTCGCCTATGCGCTGTTCGGGAAGAAGGTGCCCGCTGCGGTGCTGGATGCCGCTATCCGGCAGATGGTGGACGGCATAGGTCCTGAGGGCGGGATCGAGGCCCGGCCGGCACCAGGTGCGGGCGGCGTGGTGGAGGAGATCGCACGGCTCCAGACGGAGTTCCAGCCGCTCACTTTCACGCAGGACGGGCGGGAGGTGCTGTGCGCGTTCCTTTTCGGGCACGAGCGCTATCTCCGCGACTTGGTGGCGCGGGCCGAGGAGCCGGAGGCGGCGCTCGCGATCCAAGAGATCGTCACCGTGCTCGCGGCTGCCGCAGCGCACCGGTACGCCCACCCCCGGGTACAGCCCCGGATCTCACGCATCGGCTTCGGGACCCGGCTCCGGACCATGCTCTCCCGGGCGACACCCGCGCTGGTGCCGCCTCCGAAGAGGGGGGACGCCGTGCGGGTGATGACCTGCCACGCCTCGAAGGGCCTGGAGTTCCCCTACGTCTTGGTGGCCGGGCAGACGCTCTCGGGGATGGAGCGGGACGACTCGTGGCTCCCTCCGCGCATGCGGAAGGACGCCGATGACGATGCGCGCCAGGCGGACGCGCTGCTGTTCGTCGGCGTCACCCGGGCGGAGCGCGCGCTGGTCGTCTCGCACGCGAGCAGCGCGAGCGGCACCACCCTGGCGCACCACCAGCGGGAACGCCCACTCCTGCTGGACCGCTGGGCGGAGCAGTCCACCGCTCCCCGGCTCGACTGGTCGGCGGAGCGTGGTGGGAAGGCGACCTTCCGTGCTGTCGGGATCTGGGGCGGCAGCTTTCCGGAACTCGTGTCCACCTACGTCGTCTCGGGCGCGGGCTGCGCGGTCCGGATCTATCTGCAGGAGAGCCTGAAAGCGGAGTTCCCCGTGGTCGCCGAGCCGTTGTGGCCCGCGTACGTGGGGGTGACGCGGCGCGCGATGCAGCAGATCGTCCGCGAGGCGAACGAGACGGGACGGCCCCTCACGCGGCTGGACGCCACGCGGGTGCTGGACCTGTACTGGTCGGACCTGGCAGGGCGCGAGCATCCCCACCCGATGCTGCCACTGTACCGGCGGTACGCGGAGAACCGCGTGGCGCGGCTCGCCGCCGTCTACACACCCGTGCCGGGTGCTGTGGACCTCCCCTCCACGGTGGAAGTCACAGTGGAAGGCGGGAAGCGGACGGTGCGGACCGACGTCCTCGGCTACTTCCGGAGCCCCGGGGGACGGCGGCGGGTGATCGCGCTGGAGACCGACTCCCTCGAAGGCGACGTGAAGAATGGTGGGATCAACTGGACCGATCTCGACCAGCAGCTCAAGGTCACCTTCTCTCTCCTGCACGGGGGGGGCGACGGCGACCTCGACCTCTCCGTGTACTCCGACGCCGATGGGTGCATCTACGAGGCGCGCTGGAGTATTCAGAAGGCAAGTGTCCCGAAGGCCCGGACTGCGGCGGAGGAGCGGGTACGGCGGGGGATCGCCGGCGAGGTAGAGATGAACATCAACCCGTTCCAATGCGGCCGGTGCGGACACCTTGTGCACTGTCCGCACTGGATTGGCGCGGGGGAGAAGGCGGTGTAACCCTCGTACACATCGCCCGTTGGTGATCCGTTCAGTGAGGGTGTGGGGCTCGCGGCGAGCCCCACACCCTCTCTCGTTTTCGGGTGATGCAGTCTTATGACAGGGGCCCGGCATCGACCTGTTGCTGAGGTGTGAGCCGGCTGACTCGACGCCCGCGAGTGATGGCTCGGCCGGTGCGGATCTGGCTCCGCCGTGCCATCGGGGACCGCCCCATCACCCTTCCGGCGCACATCGGCTCGATTTTGTCCGTTATAGAGTTTATGGAACCTTCACCTGTTGCCACGGAGCCCAATGGCACGCTCCACGCCCGACCCGCCGAGCGACAGATATGACGACGCGCTGTTCCAAGCGCTGATGCGGCTCGATACTCCGGCCCTGGTTCACCATGTACGCACCGCCCGCCGGGATGATCTTCCCGCGCCAGTGCTCGCACGCGCATACCGCGAGCTTTTGGCCCAGGGTCGAAACGAGGCTGCTGAGGCAGCGATTGAGCGCCTGTTCGGCGGTGAGCTGGGGGACCCCCCGAGCGGAGTGGGAAAGCCGGAGTACATGGGGTGGTTACTCCGCACCGCGGCGAAGCATAGCACAAACTGGCAGGAGGCGCTCGATCTCTACCAAGCTGCGCTGGGGAAGATCGCCCGCGCCCTAGTCCGTAC
This genomic interval carries:
- a CDS encoding UvrD-helicase domain-containing protein — its product is MRSLEYVRARARLLREEIGGAPEGLLDRMKEHIRQRHGKYLTPLASATMQQSRAEVKLGDPMLRYDRALDAEPEERILVIAHELGHLELHDRLSDWSVPPDPLVGSAYMGGGAPGVARYSEKAKEEAQANAFAVEFLCPADQVLAAWMGGTPPTEIAVRRGIPLRLVQAQLAEALFHLGADRDGEGASRPERPPTPAQRNAARDFGRPVLVKAGPGTGKTKTLVLRVQHLLAPAEERPEGVPDDIRPEQILVLTFSNEAAEELRARIGKRFDEKTADAIEICTFHTWGYVFLHHFRTDAGLDPDRELILLDEPAQAELVAEVLATADVDAILDLKDPESTAASAAEYVSFLKDRLWTPEDLERELDAWAPAEGDADTRPQVRGLLSVYRAYEEAKRRKNGVDFGDLILLPWQILSGNAELRAKVAAKHRFVMVDEYQDVSRAVAKLLLQICGDGNPPWVVGDKQQAIYRFRGAHPDNVDLFGVDFEGAFTHELDINFRSGPAVVAAANHLAALLEAPDFEGEPPARWRADQDLDPVAGPAVAIALANSDEAERQNIATQVKSWVDAGVPRSDIAVLARRNIDVRQISIGLNRLGVRAVTSGVVTAEGAAGDLAAVISLPDAPRAAVPRLAYALFGKKVPAAVLDAAIRQMVDGIGPEGGIEARPAPGAGGVVEEIARLQTEFQPLTFTQDGREVLCAFLFGHERYLRDLVARAEEPEAALAIQEIVTVLAAAAAHRYAHPRVQPRISRIGFGTRLRTMLSRATPALVPPPKRGDAVRVMTCHASKGLEFPYVLVAGQTLSGMERDDSWLPPRMRKDADDDARQADALLFVGVTRAERALVVSHASSASGTTLAHHQRERPLLLDRWAEQSTAPRLDWSAERGGKATFRAVGIWGGSFPELVSTYVVSGAGCAVRIYLQESLKAEFPVVAEPLWPAYVGVTRRAMQQIVREANETGRPLTRLDATRVLDLYWSDLAGREHPHPMLPLYRRYAENRVARLAAVYTPVPGAVDLPSTVEVTVEGGKRTVRTDVLGYFRSPGGRRRVIALETDSLEGDVKNGGINWTDLDQQLKVTFSLLHGGGDGDLDLSVYSDADGCIYEARWSIQKASVPKARTAAEERVRRGIAGEVEMNINPFQCGRCGHLVHCPHWIGAGEKAV